A genome region from Macaca nemestrina isolate mMacNem1 chromosome 20, mMacNem.hap1, whole genome shotgun sequence includes the following:
- the LOC139360431 gene encoding small integral membrane protein 44: MPGLAAEGEAEGWSPSPPLYEEYRPPPLDTIRLPRYVLYLLLAALVVVAVAYAIVGHLIKDLAHDLADCVFGPKPDQEAAPRELRPSLTGEDLEGLDLQLALAWQGEEDTGGGGGAAPAEPPPPPEPRRPSIAFKDPPSGSSFWKLM; this comes from the exons ATGCCGGGGCTGGCGGCCGAGGGGGAGGCCGAGGGCTGGAGCCCGTCCCCGCCGCTGTACGAGGAGTACCGGCCGCCGCCCCTGGACACCATCCGCCTGCCCAGGTACGTGCTGTACCTGCTCCTGGCCGCACTGGTGGTGGTGGCCGTCGCCTACGCCATCGTCGGGCACCTCATCAAAGACCTCGCCCACGACCTGGCCG ACTGCGTGTTTGGTCCGAAGCCAGACCAGGAGGCCGCACCCCGGGAGCTGCGCCCCAGCCTGACCGGAGAGGACTTGGAGGGGCTGGACCTGCAGCTGGCCCTGGCCTGGCAGGGCGAGGAGGACACCGGCGGGGGTGGTGGGGCAGCCCCCGCCGAACCCCCGCCTCCCCCGGAGCCCCGCCGCCCCTCGATTGCCTTCAAGGATCCCCCATCCGGAAGCTCCTTCTGGAAGCTGATGTGA
- the LOC105485548 gene encoding deoxyhypusine hydroxylase isoform X1: MVTEQEVDAIGQTLVDPKQPLQARFRALFTLRGLGGPGAIAWISQAFSDDSALLKHELAYCLGQMQDARAIPVLVDVLQDTRQEPMVRHEAGSRAFSTYPSHQRELSGCCFSGEALGAIGDPEVLELLKQYSSDPVIEVAETCQLAVRRLEWLQQHGGEPTAGPYLSVDPAPPAEERDVGRLREALLDESRPLFERYRAMFALRNAGGEEAALALAEGLHCGSALFRHEVGYVLGQLQHEAAVPQLAAALARCAENPMVRHECAEALGAIARPACLAALQAHADDPERVVRESCEVALDMYEHETGRAFQYADGLEQLHGAPS, encoded by the exons ATGGTGACGGAGCAGGAGGTGGATGCCATCGGGCAGACGCTGGTGGACCCCAAGCAGCCCCTGCAGGCCCGCTTCCGGGCGCTGTTCACGCTGCGCGGGCTCGGTGGCCCAGGCGCCATTGCCTGGATCAGCCAGGCCTTCAGTGACGATTCCGCCCTGCTCAAGCATGAGCTGGCCTACTGCCTGGGCCAGATGCAGGATGCCCGCGCCATCCCCGTGCTGGTGGACGTGCTGCAAGACACCCGTCAGGAGCCCATGGTGCGCCATGAGGCAG GTAGCCGGGCATTTTCCACATATCCATCCCACCAACGTGAACTCTCTGGCTGCTGCTTCTCAGGGGAGGCCCTGGGGGCCATCGGGGACCCGGAGGTTCTGGAGCTCCTGAAGCAATATTCCTCGGACCCCGTCATCGAG GTGGCCGAGACCTGCCAGCTGGCTGTGCGCAGGCTGGAGTGGCTGCAGCAGCACGGCGGGGAGCCGACGGCAGGACCCTACCTCTCCGTGGACCCTGCCCCGCCGGCTGAGGAGCGTGACGTGGGGCGCCTGCGGGAGGCGCTGCTGGACGAGTCCCGGCCGCTCTTCGAGCGATACCGCGCCATGTTCGCCCTGCGCAACGCGGGAGGCGAGGAGGCCGCCCTGGCGCTGGCCGAGG GCCTGCACTGTGGGAGCGCCCTCTTCCGCCACGAGGTCGGCTACGTCCTGGGACAGCTGCAGCATGAGGCGGCGGTGCCCCAGTTGGCAGCTGCCCTGGCCCGGTGCGCCGAGAACCCCATGGTGCGGCACGAGTGCGCGGAGGCCCTGGGCGCCATCGCCCGGCCCGCCTGCCTGGCCGCGCTGCAGGCTCACGCGGACGACCCAGAGCGCGTGGTGCGTGAGAGCTGCGAGGTGGCTCTGGACATGTATGAGCACGAGACCGGGCGAGCCTTCCAGTACGCGGACGGCCTGGAGCAGCTACACGGGGCCCCCTCCTAG
- the LOC105485548 gene encoding deoxyhypusine hydroxylase isoform X2 — translation MVTEQEVDAIGQTLVDPKQPLQARFRALFTLRGLGGPGAIAWISQAFSDDSALLKHELAYCLGQMQDARAIPVLVDVLQDTRQEPMVRHEAGEALGAIGDPEVLELLKQYSSDPVIEVAETCQLAVRRLEWLQQHGGEPTAGPYLSVDPAPPAEERDVGRLREALLDESRPLFERYRAMFALRNAGGEEAALALAEGLHCGSALFRHEVGYVLGQLQHEAAVPQLAAALARCAENPMVRHECAEALGAIARPACLAALQAHADDPERVVRESCEVALDMYEHETGRAFQYADGLEQLHGAPS, via the exons ATGGTGACGGAGCAGGAGGTGGATGCCATCGGGCAGACGCTGGTGGACCCCAAGCAGCCCCTGCAGGCCCGCTTCCGGGCGCTGTTCACGCTGCGCGGGCTCGGTGGCCCAGGCGCCATTGCCTGGATCAGCCAGGCCTTCAGTGACGATTCCGCCCTGCTCAAGCATGAGCTGGCCTACTGCCTGGGCCAGATGCAGGATGCCCGCGCCATCCCCGTGCTGGTGGACGTGCTGCAAGACACCCGTCAGGAGCCCATGGTGCGCCATGAGGCAG GGGAGGCCCTGGGGGCCATCGGGGACCCGGAGGTTCTGGAGCTCCTGAAGCAATATTCCTCGGACCCCGTCATCGAG GTGGCCGAGACCTGCCAGCTGGCTGTGCGCAGGCTGGAGTGGCTGCAGCAGCACGGCGGGGAGCCGACGGCAGGACCCTACCTCTCCGTGGACCCTGCCCCGCCGGCTGAGGAGCGTGACGTGGGGCGCCTGCGGGAGGCGCTGCTGGACGAGTCCCGGCCGCTCTTCGAGCGATACCGCGCCATGTTCGCCCTGCGCAACGCGGGAGGCGAGGAGGCCGCCCTGGCGCTGGCCGAGG GCCTGCACTGTGGGAGCGCCCTCTTCCGCCACGAGGTCGGCTACGTCCTGGGACAGCTGCAGCATGAGGCGGCGGTGCCCCAGTTGGCAGCTGCCCTGGCCCGGTGCGCCGAGAACCCCATGGTGCGGCACGAGTGCGCGGAGGCCCTGGGCGCCATCGCCCGGCCCGCCTGCCTGGCCGCGCTGCAGGCTCACGCGGACGACCCAGAGCGCGTGGTGCGTGAGAGCTGCGAGGTGGCTCTGGACATGTATGAGCACGAGACCGGGCGAGCCTTCCAGTACGCGGACGGCCTGGAGCAGCTACACGGGGCCCCCTCCTAG